From the genome of Adhaeribacter pallidiroseus:
ATAAAGCTGTTACAAGAGTTAGGCACGCAGTACCGTTTGTTCCTACTCAGTAACACCAATGCCATCCATGCTGAGCGTTTTAACAAAACCGTACAGGAAGTATCGGGTTTACCGAGCCTGGATAGCTTATTTGAAAAAACGTATTATTCGCACCTGGTAGGTTTGCGCAAACCGCATGCCCCCGTGTTCGAGCATATTTTAAAACAAAATAACCTGGTAGCCGCCGAAACTTTATTCATCGACGATAGTATGCAGCACATCGAAGGGGCCCGGCAGGTGGGCTTGCAAACGCTGCATTTGCAGCCACCGCTTACGATCAACGAATTTTTCCAGAATGCGCGCTAGTCATACTGCCCGAGAATACCTTTTTCATTTTTTTTTATTTTGCCTGGCTTTAGTTACTACTACCATTGCGGGAGCCGAGTGGATGTCGGCGAAGTTTTTGCTGGTAATTACTACCGATTGGCGGTTTGTTAGTTTACTGACGCAAGCACAAGTTTTAAACGGTTTGTATTATTCACTGCCGTTTTTAGGGGTTTTAACCGCTCACGAATTCGGCCATTATTTTACGGCCCGCTATTACCAGATCCGGGTAACGTTGCCGTATTACATTCCGTTTTGGCTTCCTTTGCTGCCTACTATTGGCACCATGGGCGCCGTTATTAAAATACGAGACCGTATTTTTTCCAAAAAAGAATATTTTGATGTGGGTATTGCCGGGCCGTTGGCGGGGTTTGTAGTGGCTATTCCTTTGCTGTGGTACGGCTTTACGCATTTACCCGCGCCCGAATATATTTTTACCATCCACCCGGAATATAAAAAATACGGACTCGATTACGCAAACCAAGTTTATCAGAATACGGGCGGCTCTATGGCCTTAGGAAAAAATTTGTTGTTTGTGTTTTTTGAAAAATTTGTTGCCACAGACCCGGCTCTGGTACCTAACCAGTACGAACTCATGCATTATCCCTTTATTTTCGCCGGGTTTTTGTCTTTGTTTTTTACCGCCATGAACTTGCTGCCCATCGGCCAGTTAGATGGGGGGCATATTCTGTACGGATTAATTGGATTTCGGAATTTTAACCGGCTCTCTCCGGTGTTTTTTGTGGCTTTTATTTTTTACGCGGGTTTAGGAATAGTGGGACCACATACCCCACCCGACGAAAGATACTGGCAATTTTTGCTGTACGCCGGTTATTTGTATATCGTATTCGAACGAGTAATGCCTACTCCCCGCATGGCGCTGGCTTTAGCGGCCATCGTGTTCTGCGTGCATGTGGGCTTGGCATTTCTGATACCAGGTATAAAAGGCTACCCCGGTTGGTTGGTATTTGGCTTACTATTATCCCGGTTATTAGGAATATTCCATCCGCCAGCCCCCGACGAAGCTCCGCTAAGTACCGGCCGGAAAGTACTAGGCTGGTTAACGGTGCTTATTTTTATACTTAGCTTTAGTCCTGCTCCTTTTTTGTATGAATAAATTACAGGCAGCCCTCTTTTTTAATTTTTAGCAGTCTTCCTGCCAATCAGCTGCTTTTATTACAATGTAATACTTAGCCACGCTTTGATTATAGCTAGAAAATAGCAGCAGGAGAGAAGGATTTAATAGAAATCCTGGGGAGTAACACTTTCGAATAGTATCACAACCACAAGCCTTCGGTTTTTGAAATGGCTTTAGGTGCGCCAGCGTTTAGATTCAAACAAGCCGTAATTCTATAAAATATTTAGGTTGTTTGCACGACAACTTTCAGGTTAAGCTTGGGGTATTATAATTGCCGGATTCGATTTTATTGCTTATAAAGCAGGTAAGTAATCATGAAAAGATTTGTACTGTCGGATAGTCATGGGGGGTATAGAGCCATAAGGCAGTGCTTAGAACGGTGCGGGTTTAACCAGGAGCAGGATCAGCTGTTTTTTATAGGCGATGTGGTAGATGGCTGGTCCGAAACCAAAGAAAGTATTGCGCTTTTACTTACTATCCCCAATCTAATTTACTTACTGGGCAATCACGACCAGTGGGCATTGCAGTATTACACGGGCAACTTTTTTAGTGTGGCAGACGAAAATGATGCGGAGCTGGATATGTGGCTGGTGCAAGGCGGCGCGGCTACTCTAAAATCATACGGTTTAAAAGAAGGAATACCAGCAGAGCACCTGCAATTCTTACTAAATGCCAAATCGTATCACGTAACCCCGGATAATATTTTACTGGTTCATGCCGGATTTGATCCGGAAATGGACCTTGCTAAAACTAACTCCGAATATTTGATTTGGAGCCGAAATTTTATAAAACAACATTATCAGGCTTACCACAAACTAAAACGTAATCCTTTCTCGAAGGAAGAACTTCGGGTTGCTCCTTACAAAGAAATATACCTGGGCCATACGCCCACTATTAGTTTCGAGAAAAAGCAGACCTTACCCTTAACCATGGGCAATGTAATTTTAATGGATACCGGCGCTGCTTTTACCGGAAGGCTTTCGGTGATGGATATGGATACGAAAGAAGTTTGGCAATCAGATCAATTAATACATTTGTACCCGGATGAACCTGGCCGGAATGGTATAAGTTGGCGTGAATTACGCAGCGCCTGAAACGAAGTACCTGCTTCCTAATTTAAAAAAAACGGCAGGAAGCAGGGGGCGTATCTCCGAAATTTAAAAAATTGTAGAAGCCTTGGAGTAGTAATTTAATTTATTAACTCAGCAACCAAGATTCTGCTTCTGTTTCAGTATCAAAAGTTTCGATTTGCAGGTAATTATGGGCCAGTTGATAAAATTTTTGAAAGGACCGTTGGCCGTAAATGCCCGGCGATAAAACATGAGCAAAATGAACCACCCCTAACATATTAGCTTCCAGCACCCATTTTCCGCCCAAAAATAAAGCGCCATCGTCCCAGGGGCCAATAAGTTCTTTGTTGCTGTTGAGGATAGCCGAACAAGGATCTTGTTTTAATATACTGAGTATCTGATTAGCCCCCATCATAATCGTTTCGATGGACTGAATGCCAATCCAATTCACGTAAATAAAGGAATTGGCACCCTTCCGGTCTGCTTCAAAAAACAGATCGCCGTTGGCTTTTTTTAACTCCTTTTTATGCATTATTATTTAAAATAGGCGCTGGGTAGATGGTACGAATAAGAACGGGCAAAATGTAAAATTAGTGATTCACGAGATAATGGTCGTGGGTTAGAAAGTCTTTGATAGCCTGGATGGTTTCTGCGGGGGCGCTTAAATTAGGACAATGACCCGTGGCCTGCATTACTACCAAAGTGCTTTCCGGAAGGTGGTGGTGCATGTAGTGGCCCACTTCCAAAGGCGCAATAACATCTTCCTGGCATTGTAAGATCAACGTTTTTTTAACTAACTTTTTTAAATCGGCGCGGTTATCCGACCGAAAAGTAAGATGCGCAAAGTTGCGGGCTACTTCTTCGTTGCTCCGGCAAAAACTGCTCACCAGTTCAGCGCCCAACTCTGGCCGGTCGGCGTTGCCCATAATTACCGGCGCCATGGCCCCGGACCACGTTAAATAGTTGCTATCCAGCGATTCCAACAAACTAAGGATATCCGATTCCGCAAATCCGCCGGTATAGCCGGGTTCATTGATATAGCGTGGCGAAGGCGCAATTAATACTATTTTCTGAAAAAGCTTTGGAGCCTTTATAGCGGCCAAAACGCCCAGCATGGCACTCACCGAGTGACCCACATAAATTACTTCTTCTAAACTCAGCGCTTCGCAAATTTCCAACACGTCGTCGGCGTAGGCTTGCAAAGAACAGTATTTGGCGGGTGAATAATCCGAAACATCCGACTGGCCAAAACCCACGTGATCAAAAAGAATTACCTGGTAATCGTTGGTAAAAGCAGGCGTGATAAAACGCCACATGTTCTGATCGCAACCGTAACCGTGCGCGAAAAGCAAGGGAGTTTTTCCCCGGCCAATTATTTTAACATTATTTCTTTTTAAAACATCCATATATATGCACTATAAACAACCCATTAAGGGTAAAAACTTGGATTGAAATTGCTGGATCAACTCTTTGCTATGCCTAAAAACTACCATCCGAACAGTATTTTTTAAATTTTAGACTAATGTGCCAACAAGGTTTTGGCTTTAAAAAGGCTAAACCAAATGGCCACTACAAGTAAAAGAACCAACGTTAAAAATCACGAGAGAAGAATCTTGAAGCTTATACGTAAGTTATACCAGAATCTTTATAAAATTTATCCACATTTTGCAAATTAAGCGAAATGCCTGCCACATACAAAAACCTACTGACCGGAAAATTAAAAAGCCCCGGATGTTTTAACCGGGGCTTTAAACCAAATGCTTGTTTTTGTAAAAGGATACAGTAAAAATTAGTTCAGTTTTTTGGCTGTGGTGCAAAATGTATGCTGGACTTAAATTGTGAAGCATTAGCAATTATAGGCTACAAAGTACTTC
Proteins encoded in this window:
- a CDS encoding HAD family hydrolase, with product MDLARIKNIIFDLGGVIINLAFQNSVEALRLLSKEQRAIDFTPKVQSEFFDLYETGQISSEAFRQGLRDQYGIMGDDNALDEAWSAMLLDIPAERIKLLQELGTQYRLFLLSNTNAIHAERFNKTVQEVSGLPSLDSLFEKTYYSHLVGLRKPHAPVFEHILKQNNLVAAETLFIDDSMQHIEGARQVGLQTLHLQPPLTINEFFQNAR
- a CDS encoding site-2 protease family protein, giving the protein MRASHTAREYLFHFFLFCLALVTTTIAGAEWMSAKFLLVITTDWRFVSLLTQAQVLNGLYYSLPFLGVLTAHEFGHYFTARYYQIRVTLPYYIPFWLPLLPTIGTMGAVIKIRDRIFSKKEYFDVGIAGPLAGFVVAIPLLWYGFTHLPAPEYIFTIHPEYKKYGLDYANQVYQNTGGSMALGKNLLFVFFEKFVATDPALVPNQYELMHYPFIFAGFLSLFFTAMNLLPIGQLDGGHILYGLIGFRNFNRLSPVFFVAFIFYAGLGIVGPHTPPDERYWQFLLYAGYLYIVFERVMPTPRMALALAAIVFCVHVGLAFLIPGIKGYPGWLVFGLLLSRLLGIFHPPAPDEAPLSTGRKVLGWLTVLIFILSFSPAPFLYE
- a CDS encoding metallophosphoesterase, which translates into the protein MKRFVLSDSHGGYRAIRQCLERCGFNQEQDQLFFIGDVVDGWSETKESIALLLTIPNLIYLLGNHDQWALQYYTGNFFSVADENDAELDMWLVQGGAATLKSYGLKEGIPAEHLQFLLNAKSYHVTPDNILLVHAGFDPEMDLAKTNSEYLIWSRNFIKQHYQAYHKLKRNPFSKEELRVAPYKEIYLGHTPTISFEKKQTLPLTMGNVILMDTGAAFTGRLSVMDMDTKEVWQSDQLIHLYPDEPGRNGISWRELRSA
- a CDS encoding alpha/beta fold hydrolase, which gives rise to MDVLKRNNVKIIGRGKTPLLFAHGYGCDQNMWRFITPAFTNDYQVILFDHVGFGQSDVSDYSPAKYCSLQAYADDVLEICEALSLEEVIYVGHSVSAMLGVLAAIKAPKLFQKIVLIAPSPRYINEPGYTGGFAESDILSLLESLDSNYLTWSGAMAPVIMGNADRPELGAELVSSFCRSNEEVARNFAHLTFRSDNRADLKKLVKKTLILQCQEDVIAPLEVGHYMHHHLPESTLVVMQATGHCPNLSAPAETIQAIKDFLTHDHYLVNH